Proteins from one Candidatus Nitrospira nitrosa genomic window:
- a CDS encoding acyltransferase family protein — protein sequence MSNDITTPNASAKSSDCRPSAFRTDIEGLRGVAILLVVLFHCDMPGFLGGFVGVDVFFVLSGFLITGILVHEIQTTSGLNLVEFYARRARRLLPAFAVTLAATLLIGTFILTPQELDLAGRAARSAALHMSNVFFDKNSGDYFSPNVQSNPLLHTWSLAVEEQFYLFWPLLILLSVRWWRSMDALLTLLAGLTLISLGIGIGFTLKGGTFAFYELPARAWEFGIGGLALFLSRKNQRAFSSWRPAMGWLGFLAILGTAHFLSVTSATSFPGWVALIPTLGTAAILITGTEQPYRGIGVLLASSPLQRLGTLSYSWYLWHWPFLVFSAVLLPSLSAPGKVGVAAISLAVAAVSHHFIERPIRFHRVLLHRPALSVGLAAAVMVCSMGAALLSMKFAEDIGNEPRMRAITMATQTTTKLLTEQNCYPPLDSPEVRRCDFGHQTAKVHMVLFGDSHAMQWFSPLKRMAELNGWKLTTVVKPSCPAFDIRPSTFQSQEIQQIETSTSACAQWRAQALALIKNLHPTLVLLGNATSHLGQSYDHLFAMGSQPSLGELRNGARQTFLALKNHAVVVMRDSPHFPYHVPTCLARSIRQDRDPQASCTADQSIVLSPDVYESERAGAHNLSHVHFIDLTDLLCQMGTCKPVQGDTIVYKDFDHLTSDFTGSLMTGLTTALQTILEMNSSPS from the coding sequence ATGAGTAACGATATAACTACCCCTAACGCTTCTGCAAAGAGTTCCGACTGTCGACCATCAGCTTTTCGTACAGATATTGAGGGGCTGCGCGGCGTCGCCATCCTACTGGTCGTCCTATTCCATTGCGACATGCCTGGGTTCTTAGGCGGCTTTGTTGGAGTCGATGTCTTTTTTGTTCTGTCTGGTTTTCTAATTACGGGAATCTTGGTTCACGAGATTCAGACAACGTCAGGGCTCAATCTCGTGGAGTTTTATGCTCGCCGCGCGCGACGATTGCTCCCAGCGTTCGCCGTCACATTAGCCGCGACGCTACTGATTGGGACCTTCATCCTGACACCCCAGGAGTTGGACCTGGCTGGGCGTGCCGCTCGATCAGCTGCTCTTCATATGAGTAATGTGTTCTTCGACAAGAATAGTGGGGATTACTTCAGTCCAAACGTGCAATCCAACCCCTTATTACACACCTGGTCGTTAGCCGTTGAAGAACAGTTCTACCTATTTTGGCCCTTGTTGATCTTGCTCAGCGTACGATGGTGGCGCTCGATGGATGCGCTTCTCACTCTACTCGCCGGGCTGACACTGATCTCGCTGGGAATCGGAATCGGGTTCACCCTCAAAGGAGGAACATTTGCCTTTTACGAGCTGCCTGCCAGGGCCTGGGAGTTCGGTATCGGAGGACTCGCCCTATTCTTATCGCGCAAGAACCAACGCGCGTTCTCATCTTGGAGGCCCGCCATGGGCTGGCTCGGTTTTCTAGCGATTCTTGGTACCGCACACTTCCTCTCAGTTACGAGTGCCACGAGCTTCCCAGGGTGGGTTGCGCTCATCCCCACACTGGGCACTGCCGCAATACTGATTACGGGGACGGAGCAGCCGTATCGTGGAATTGGAGTCCTCCTGGCCTCTTCACCCCTGCAGCGGCTCGGAACACTGTCCTACTCCTGGTATCTCTGGCATTGGCCATTTCTGGTATTCAGCGCTGTACTTCTTCCATCCCTGTCTGCTCCTGGGAAAGTGGGTGTCGCCGCGATATCATTAGCAGTGGCGGCCGTCAGTCACCACTTTATTGAACGCCCGATTCGGTTCCATCGAGTCTTGCTCCATCGTCCGGCCTTGTCAGTAGGTCTTGCCGCAGCCGTTATGGTGTGCTCAATGGGTGCCGCATTGCTCTCCATGAAATTCGCTGAAGACATAGGGAACGAGCCAAGGATGCGCGCTATTACAATGGCAACTCAAACCACCACCAAACTGTTGACGGAACAGAATTGTTACCCGCCACTCGATTCACCGGAAGTCAGACGATGTGACTTTGGCCATCAGACGGCGAAAGTCCACATGGTCCTATTCGGAGACTCTCATGCCATGCAGTGGTTCAGCCCACTGAAACGAATGGCGGAACTGAACGGTTGGAAGTTGACCACGGTCGTAAAACCCTCATGCCCTGCCTTCGATATTAGACCCAGCACGTTTCAGTCCCAGGAGATCCAGCAAATAGAGACATCTACTAGCGCCTGTGCTCAATGGCGTGCGCAAGCTCTGGCTCTCATCAAAAATCTGCATCCTACGCTGGTACTCCTTGGGAATGCGACCAGTCACCTGGGGCAAAGCTATGACCACCTCTTTGCTATGGGATCCCAACCGTCGCTGGGTGAGTTGCGTAATGGGGCACGGCAGACCTTCTTGGCATTGAAGAACCACGCTGTGGTCGTCATGCGTGATAGCCCGCATTTTCCGTATCATGTTCCGACCTGTCTCGCCAGATCTATCCGTCAGGATCGAGATCCTCAGGCCTCATGTACCGCCGATCAATCAATCGTGCTCAGTCCGGATGTCTATGAGTCTGAGCGGGCCGGAGCCCACAACCTCTCACACGTCCACTTTATCGACTTGACTGATCTTCTCTGCCAGATGGGAACTTGCAAACCCGTTCAAGGGGACACCATCGTCTACAAAGACTTTGACCACCTGACGAGTGATTTTACAGGTTCGCTCATGACCGGACTGACGACCGCATTGCAGACGATTTTAGAGATGAACTCCTCTCCGAGCTAA
- a CDS encoding CobW family GTP-binding protein has product MPIPFYILCGSLGAGKTTLLMRLLGHWKVNGQRAGVLMNEAGTVSIDGPRAGTLAEQVMNLAGGCVCCDTKEDLSWGIAQLVRDYASDLLILECSGLADPAEVIDAVTDAYTARLASLERVIALVHPVSTEESHSSAYVTTQAIRCADELILNKRDLYVPGHWEGFRAGILEQNPYARLWETSHARIDVPNLLATHPSTHQPALTNVLFDKSRPHHTQHAAYHPIATTIRLPGPLNRQRFLAWTKTIPKQLERAKGYFRFAKEPELQEFQYALPGQATISPLTLLDEPEPALVLIGRGYDVDRLRADLLATVENQPRTS; this is encoded by the coding sequence ATGCCCATCCCCTTCTACATCCTCTGCGGCTCACTCGGTGCCGGTAAGACAACGCTCCTGATGCGGCTATTGGGGCATTGGAAGGTCAATGGTCAGCGAGCCGGCGTCCTGATGAACGAAGCCGGGACCGTCAGCATCGATGGCCCTCGGGCCGGCACGCTCGCTGAACAGGTCATGAACCTTGCCGGCGGTTGTGTCTGCTGTGACACGAAGGAAGATCTTTCCTGGGGGATTGCGCAGCTGGTGCGGGACTATGCCTCGGATCTGTTGATTCTAGAATGTTCAGGGCTGGCCGATCCGGCTGAAGTGATCGACGCGGTGACGGATGCCTATACGGCGCGGTTGGCATCTCTTGAACGAGTCATCGCACTCGTCCATCCTGTCTCGACGGAAGAGAGCCATTCCAGTGCCTATGTGACAACGCAAGCGATCCGCTGTGCCGACGAACTCATCCTGAACAAGCGAGACCTCTATGTCCCTGGCCACTGGGAAGGATTCCGGGCTGGGATCCTCGAACAAAACCCCTATGCCCGCCTGTGGGAAACGTCGCATGCCAGGATTGATGTACCAAATCTCTTGGCGACCCATCCGTCAACCCACCAGCCGGCACTCACCAATGTTCTGTTTGATAAATCTCGACCGCACCATACGCAGCATGCAGCCTACCATCCTATCGCCACAACAATCCGATTGCCCGGGCCACTCAATCGCCAGCGATTCCTGGCGTGGACTAAAACGATCCCGAAACAACTGGAGCGTGCGAAAGGATATTTCCGATTTGCAAAAGAACCAGAGTTACAGGAGTTTCAATATGCGTTGCCAGGACAGGCTACGATCTCTCCGCTCACGCTGCTGGATGAACCAGAACCGGCACTCGTACTGATCGGACGGGGATATGATGTCGATCGCCTACGGGCTGATCTCTTAGCGACAGTGGAAAACCAACCGAGGACCTCGTGA
- a CDS encoding phosphatase PAP2 family protein: MTWDETLFLAINGLAGQSAVADYFFLQLGNRSTLYVPGACAIAYWIWRNPREAFVGGPVLGASVGLTDFCGGQLKWVFERVRPCRAMSEAVKIEPSGCGGLFSFPSNHAANTATLAAFLQVLYPKSGWITWPIVAVVGFSRVFIGAHYVTDVLGGWMLGGVIGGGTAWFLLQWPRFRKRFESVANPVKEAGIES, encoded by the coding sequence ATGACCTGGGACGAGACTCTCTTCCTTGCTATCAACGGCTTGGCTGGTCAGTCGGCGGTTGCCGATTACTTTTTCTTGCAACTGGGGAACCGCAGCACGCTCTACGTTCCGGGTGCCTGCGCGATCGCCTATTGGATTTGGCGCAACCCTCGGGAGGCCTTCGTGGGAGGCCCGGTCTTGGGAGCATCGGTCGGACTAACCGATTTCTGCGGAGGGCAGCTGAAGTGGGTGTTTGAACGAGTGAGGCCCTGCCGGGCCATGAGCGAAGCGGTGAAAATTGAGCCGAGTGGTTGCGGAGGGTTGTTCAGCTTTCCGTCGAACCATGCGGCCAACACTGCAACACTCGCAGCATTTCTCCAGGTCTTGTACCCCAAGTCAGGCTGGATCACATGGCCGATCGTGGCAGTGGTCGGATTCTCCCGTGTGTTTATTGGCGCCCATTATGTGACGGACGTCCTTGGGGGGTGGATGCTTGGAGGGGTTATCGGCGGAGGTACGGCCTGGTTCTTGTTGCAATGGCCCCGGTTCAGGAAGAGGTTCGAGTCGGTCGCCAATCCCGTTAAGGAAGCGGGAATCGAGTCCTGA
- a CDS encoding energy transducer TonB family protein, translating into MGMIVRTLFSVLLAWPALSYAVVGDEATHERDHEEDVLELPEVHVHGLSLNKDQQLGPVAKSTPWPAIPTSLNGQEIDDWMKARLLVSKQAKVTVVVLEPCKHRELTTAGVKALGRWTFDPQMQGDDPIDGELTVRIHFRTR; encoded by the coding sequence ATGGGAATGATTGTTCGAACACTCTTTTCCGTTCTCCTGGCGTGGCCAGCTCTGTCCTATGCCGTGGTTGGCGACGAGGCTACGCATGAGCGCGACCACGAGGAGGATGTCCTTGAACTACCCGAAGTGCATGTGCACGGCCTCTCTCTCAATAAAGATCAGCAGTTGGGTCCTGTGGCTAAGTCCACTCCCTGGCCTGCTATTCCCACCTCGCTCAACGGGCAGGAAATCGATGATTGGATGAAGGCTCGCCTGTTGGTCTCCAAGCAAGCGAAGGTCACCGTTGTGGTACTGGAACCTTGTAAGCATCGTGAACTGACGACGGCTGGGGTCAAGGCACTTGGTCGGTGGACATTCGATCCTCAAATGCAGGGCGATGATCCGATCGATGGTGAGCTGACGGTTCGCATTCATTTTCGAACCAGGTAG
- a CDS encoding integrase core domain-containing protein, translated as MDTRTRIILAAELATQGLSVSAIAGQLERHRETIGLWLKAVRIEGLSVFLDRYAAAKTGPRPARQVPGAVKRLVWAIRAREYDCCGQKIQYFLAHEQHIHLSVPKIYEILAERYVLRPRGRTNQPRGVVPIATAPRAVIQMDTVVFGEVFAFTGVDIYTKEADVVLRTGLTSEDGAMFLRTAMTRRFTGPVQIIQTDGGSEFKGVFAQQVLQYCTRHRIARPYKKNEQAYIESFNRTLRKECLGWISYRVEELPTLQGEVRAFLDRYHYHRPHLGFTPMRPPLSPSREGPDGLSDIYGE; from the coding sequence ATGGACACAAGAACTCGGATCATTCTTGCAGCGGAACTGGCGACTCAAGGGCTCTCCGTTTCCGCGATCGCGGGCCAACTTGAGCGCCATCGAGAAACCATAGGACTCTGGCTGAAGGCGGTTCGAATCGAAGGACTCTCTGTCTTTCTGGATCGCTATGCTGCGGCCAAGACGGGGCCACGTCCGGCACGACAGGTCCCGGGAGCGGTCAAACGCCTTGTCTGGGCGATTCGCGCCCGTGAATACGACTGCTGTGGGCAGAAGATTCAGTACTTTCTGGCTCATGAACAGCATATCCATCTCTCTGTTCCCAAGATCTATGAAATCTTGGCTGAACGATACGTCTTACGGCCTCGGGGCCGGACCAATCAGCCACGCGGCGTTGTGCCGATTGCCACGGCTCCCCGCGCGGTCATTCAGATGGATACCGTGGTTTTTGGCGAGGTCTTCGCCTTTACCGGGGTGGACATCTATACGAAGGAAGCGGATGTCGTTCTGCGGACCGGACTAACAAGCGAGGATGGGGCCATGTTTTTGCGCACAGCCATGACTCGCCGCTTTACCGGGCCTGTGCAGATCATCCAGACCGATGGGGGCTCAGAGTTCAAAGGCGTGTTTGCCCAACAGGTGCTCCAGTATTGTACACGACATCGCATCGCCCGTCCCTATAAGAAGAACGAGCAGGCGTATATTGAGAGCTTCAATCGAACCCTGCGCAAGGAATGCTTGGGGTGGATCTCCTATCGAGTAGAAGAACTGCCCACACTCCAGGGCGAGGTGCGTGCATTTCTGGACCGGTATCACTATCATCGGCCGCATCTTGGATTCACCCCGATGCGACCGCCGTTATCGCCAAGCCGTGAAGGACCTGACGGACTGTCGGATATTTACGGAGAATAG
- a CDS encoding TonB-dependent receptor, whose product MYSFVRHALNVTVQLTVIAAICGTFSISYAEDQEPIKTINGVVQNQDLRRVPQAVIEIKNQEGDIISSGVSNDAGEFKVTLPEGGTYSVSAVQETYRSEYVVLTVGEESLKPVTLTLSQTKEVSLEVVSPLPPIQTKASSETYSLSRKEIDILPRGNNNDLHDVLLSIPGAAYGSLKQVHIRQDHANLQLRIDGVPIPDTVSSTFSDVITPRAWERADIVLGGMEANVGNKTAALIDITTKSGTKPGFGSVQMFGGSNKTINPSFEYGGTIGEKFRYYFLNTHTATNRGIEPPTVGHSIFHGQSERNQTMFRGDYQLDNNNNFTFLFLNSIAKYQIPTTPGLEASPTILGLLPGGFTPVPSEMIDENQKENNQYGHLVWRRDINTRNFFSLAGYFRRTRATFRTDPLNVLAYVPEEEVGEPFSAGSQDRTGYSGGVRLDYTYVHSKEHLIKAGFQVDRTQAINKTRLSTFNLLNPNNPESGPTGPVINAGGDNRLIGWRQEFWIQDQWSPNEHWTVNMGIRGDVVQYQRSEGQISPRIGVTYRYNPAHAFHAFYGRMFTPPNLERVAFTSLNTEGTKAAPEDATDNQPRAERAHYFQIGSVHALTDWATLQLTGYYKLANYLSDAHQLGTTPLLNYIAFERGWTRGADAALKVWLMENLTGRGNIAWGQCKGYGLQSGHNLVHFEEIADINSRSGVHCDHQQTLTASGILSYQLFDRTTFTGQVLFASGLRAAEEGAKTNSSHSPTYTIYNFSISHVIPLPWHGQKFLIGFDIVNALDQKYFINQGEGSIGLGVSHAGMPRSFFFRGQWFF is encoded by the coding sequence ATGTATTCGTTTGTGAGACATGCGTTGAATGTGACGGTTCAATTGACAGTCATCGCAGCCATTTGTGGAACGTTTTCGATCAGTTATGCTGAGGATCAAGAGCCGATCAAGACGATCAATGGGGTTGTCCAAAATCAGGACCTTCGGCGAGTGCCGCAAGCGGTCATCGAAATCAAGAATCAAGAAGGAGACATCATCTCGTCCGGAGTGTCGAATGACGCCGGCGAGTTCAAAGTGACCTTGCCTGAAGGCGGTACCTATTCCGTCAGTGCCGTGCAAGAAACGTATCGGAGCGAATATGTGGTGCTGACGGTGGGAGAAGAATCCCTGAAACCGGTCACCCTGACCCTCTCACAGACCAAGGAAGTCTCGCTGGAGGTGGTGTCACCCTTACCGCCTATTCAAACCAAGGCGTCCAGCGAAACCTATTCACTCAGCCGAAAGGAAATCGATATCCTTCCGCGGGGGAACAACAATGACCTGCACGACGTGTTACTGAGCATCCCGGGTGCGGCCTATGGGTCGCTCAAACAGGTCCATATCAGGCAGGACCATGCGAATCTGCAACTCAGGATCGACGGAGTTCCCATTCCTGATACGGTCTCCTCGACCTTTTCCGATGTCATCACACCACGGGCTTGGGAGCGGGCCGATATCGTGCTGGGCGGGATGGAAGCCAATGTGGGAAACAAGACGGCTGCTCTCATCGATATTACGACGAAGAGCGGCACGAAGCCTGGATTCGGATCGGTTCAGATGTTCGGCGGCTCGAATAAAACGATTAACCCCTCATTTGAGTATGGAGGCACGATCGGTGAGAAGTTCCGCTACTATTTCTTGAACACCCATACGGCGACGAATCGAGGCATCGAGCCGCCCACAGTTGGTCATTCGATCTTTCACGGCCAGAGTGAGCGGAACCAGACGATGTTCCGTGGCGACTATCAGTTGGATAATAACAACAATTTTACGTTCTTGTTCTTGAACTCTATCGCGAAATATCAGATCCCGACGACCCCCGGACTGGAGGCGAGCCCGACTATTCTCGGTCTGCTGCCCGGAGGATTTACCCCAGTGCCGTCGGAAATGATTGATGAGAATCAAAAGGAGAACAACCAGTACGGCCATCTGGTGTGGCGGCGCGATATCAACACCAGAAACTTTTTCAGCTTGGCCGGGTATTTTCGTCGTACCAGAGCCACCTTTCGAACAGATCCGTTGAATGTCCTCGCTTATGTGCCGGAAGAAGAAGTAGGGGAGCCTTTCTCGGCCGGGAGTCAAGACCGCACGGGCTATTCCGGTGGCGTGCGTTTGGACTACACGTATGTTCACAGCAAGGAACACTTGATCAAAGCTGGGTTTCAAGTCGATCGGACCCAAGCGATCAACAAGACGAGACTGTCTACCTTTAATCTACTGAATCCGAACAATCCAGAGTCGGGCCCGACCGGGCCGGTGATCAACGCCGGTGGCGACAACCGGCTCATCGGGTGGCGGCAAGAGTTCTGGATTCAAGATCAATGGAGCCCGAATGAGCACTGGACCGTTAACATGGGGATCCGTGGTGATGTGGTCCAATATCAGCGGAGCGAAGGACAGATCAGCCCACGGATCGGAGTGACGTATCGGTACAACCCCGCCCATGCCTTCCATGCGTTCTATGGGCGAATGTTTACCCCTCCGAATCTCGAGCGGGTGGCTTTTACCAGTTTGAATACAGAAGGAACTAAGGCGGCTCCGGAAGATGCCACCGATAATCAGCCGCGCGCCGAGCGTGCCCATTATTTCCAAATCGGCAGCGTGCATGCCCTCACGGATTGGGCGACTCTCCAGCTCACGGGGTATTATAAACTCGCCAATTATCTTTCGGACGCACACCAGTTAGGTACGACTCCCTTGCTGAACTATATTGCTTTTGAGCGGGGATGGACCAGGGGAGCCGATGCCGCGCTCAAGGTCTGGCTCATGGAGAATCTGACGGGTCGCGGCAACATCGCGTGGGGACAGTGTAAGGGCTATGGCTTGCAGTCCGGGCATAACCTGGTGCATTTCGAAGAAATTGCGGACATCAATTCTCGCAGCGGCGTCCATTGCGATCATCAGCAGACGCTGACGGCATCGGGGATCCTGAGTTACCAGTTATTCGATCGGACAACCTTCACTGGGCAGGTTCTCTTTGCATCGGGATTGCGGGCTGCAGAAGAAGGTGCAAAGACTAACTCGAGCCATAGCCCCACTTATACGATCTACAACTTTTCGATTAGCCATGTCATTCCATTGCCCTGGCACGGACAGAAGTTCTTGATCGGGTTTGATATCGTCAATGCGTTGGACCAAAAGTATTTCATCAACCAGGGCGAAGGCAGTATCGGTCTTGGGGTATCCCATGCCGGTATGCCGCGATCTTTCTTTTTCCGCGGACAATGGTTCTTCTAG
- a CDS encoding 3-deoxy-7-phosphoheptulonate synthase, producing the protein MNRPIDNQHIIEIKALPSPRAIKTKLPITDQAAALVVETREAIRRILHGADRDRLLVIVGPCSIHDPNAAYEYAAKLKPVADTLRDRLLIVMRTYFEKPRTTIGWKGLINDPHLDGTCDIATGVELARAILLKINQLGLPCGTELLDPISPQYVADLISWAAIGARTTESQTHREMASGVSMPVGFKNGTEGSLHVAVNAMTSARTSHNFVGINADGQTAIIRTMGNPDRHIVLRGGGGKTNYEAEQVAKAEAAVAGEGIARPIMIDCSHDNSKKDHTRQGFVAQEVLRQFREGRQTIMGLMLESNLNPGKQAWKEGVALQHGVSITDACLGWSETEQLLHELAAAITPKPVS; encoded by the coding sequence ATGAATAGACCCATCGACAATCAACACATTATCGAGATCAAGGCACTGCCCTCTCCACGCGCCATCAAGACCAAACTCCCGATTACGGATCAGGCAGCGGCACTCGTCGTGGAAACCAGAGAGGCTATTCGCCGCATTCTTCATGGAGCGGACCGTGACCGACTCCTGGTCATCGTGGGCCCCTGCTCGATTCACGACCCTAATGCCGCGTATGAATATGCCGCCAAGCTGAAACCTGTCGCTGATACCCTGCGTGACCGCCTCCTGATCGTGATGCGAACTTATTTTGAAAAACCCAGAACGACGATCGGCTGGAAGGGTCTCATCAACGACCCTCATCTCGACGGAACCTGCGATATCGCAACGGGAGTGGAGTTGGCCAGAGCTATTCTCCTCAAGATCAATCAATTGGGCCTTCCTTGCGGGACAGAGCTGCTGGATCCTATCAGCCCGCAGTACGTTGCCGACCTCATCAGCTGGGCGGCCATCGGAGCCCGCACGACCGAAAGCCAAACCCATCGAGAAATGGCCAGCGGGGTATCGATGCCGGTTGGTTTTAAGAACGGCACTGAAGGCAGTCTCCATGTCGCCGTCAATGCCATGACATCCGCCCGCACATCACACAATTTTGTCGGTATCAACGCCGATGGCCAGACCGCGATCATCAGAACCATGGGTAACCCCGACCGCCATATCGTGCTCCGTGGCGGAGGCGGAAAAACCAACTACGAAGCAGAACAGGTCGCCAAGGCCGAAGCCGCCGTCGCCGGAGAAGGCATTGCCCGTCCCATCATGATCGATTGTTCGCATGACAACTCGAAGAAAGATCATACTCGCCAAGGATTCGTTGCCCAAGAGGTGCTGCGACAGTTCCGCGAAGGCCGCCAGACCATTATGGGGCTCATGCTCGAAAGCAACCTGAACCCCGGCAAACAGGCCTGGAAAGAAGGTGTGGCCCTCCAGCATGGTGTCTCCATTACCGATGCCTGTCTGGGCTGGAGTGAAACCGAACAACTGCTGCATGAACTGGCCGCTGCGATCACTCCCAAGCCGGTCTCCTGA
- a CDS encoding TatD family hydrolase → MLIDTHTHLDDARYNDDREAMIARARKVGVEAFLTIGCDLATSHAAVRLADQYPFVYASIGVHPHEVKHIGDGWYDEFRQLAPNKNVVAYGEIGLDYHYNHSSPKEQRERFREQIQLARELRLPVIIHTREAQEDTVAILREEKASEIGGVFHCFSGDAWLAKDALDLGFYLSFSGILTFPNATMLRDIAKNTPLDRVLIETDCPYLTPVPYRGKRNEPAYVSQVAQQLASIHGLPLDDVADQTSKNAKRLFKIA, encoded by the coding sequence ATGCTGATTGACACTCACACGCATCTGGATGATGCCCGCTACAACGACGATCGGGAGGCCATGATCGCCCGTGCACGGAAAGTGGGTGTAGAAGCTTTCCTCACCATTGGGTGCGATCTGGCAACCAGCCATGCGGCCGTGCGACTCGCAGACCAGTATCCGTTTGTTTATGCCTCAATCGGGGTCCATCCGCACGAAGTCAAGCACATCGGCGACGGTTGGTATGACGAGTTCCGTCAGCTCGCCCCCAATAAAAATGTTGTGGCGTACGGAGAGATCGGGTTGGACTATCACTACAACCACTCCTCGCCGAAAGAACAGCGCGAGCGGTTTCGTGAGCAAATTCAGCTCGCCCGGGAACTCAGGCTCCCCGTTATCATCCACACGAGAGAAGCTCAGGAGGATACGGTCGCGATTTTAAGAGAAGAGAAGGCGTCAGAAATCGGCGGGGTCTTTCACTGCTTCTCCGGTGATGCCTGGCTGGCCAAGGATGCGTTGGATCTTGGATTCTACCTGTCCTTTTCTGGCATCCTCACGTTCCCAAACGCCACCATGCTGCGCGACATCGCCAAAAACACGCCGCTGGACCGCGTGTTGATCGAAACAGACTGTCCATACCTCACCCCTGTTCCCTACCGGGGGAAACGCAACGAACCGGCGTACGTCTCACAAGTCGCTCAACAGTTAGCCTCCATCCACGGATTGCCACTAGATGACGTGGCCGACCAGACGAGCAAGAACGCAAAACGACTGTTCAAAATCGCTTGA
- a CDS encoding NYN domain-containing protein → MPTYLIIDGYNLLSGGRALSGHLEAAREQLLRDLASYRHRKNHHLTVVFDGWQQGQLTEQREHRAGVQVIYSKRGERADQVIQRLAREYGPDCAVVSSDREIVNAARAHGAFVMNAQEFASKLWTSSAPSGRVPYKELDTGEDFATRRGPEKKGNPRKLPKSQRQRDRHLKRF, encoded by the coding sequence ATGCCGACATACCTGATCATTGATGGGTATAACCTCCTGTCAGGAGGGAGAGCACTTTCCGGGCACCTTGAAGCCGCTCGTGAGCAATTGCTGCGTGATTTAGCGAGTTACCGACATCGCAAAAATCATCATCTCACTGTCGTGTTTGATGGGTGGCAGCAGGGCCAACTCACCGAACAACGAGAACATCGGGCTGGAGTACAGGTCATTTATTCCAAGCGGGGAGAGCGGGCTGATCAGGTCATCCAACGACTTGCGCGGGAGTATGGTCCCGACTGTGCAGTGGTCAGCTCAGACCGTGAAATCGTGAATGCGGCTCGGGCCCATGGAGCCTTTGTTATGAACGCTCAGGAGTTTGCCTCCAAGCTATGGACATCATCGGCACCAAGCGGGAGGGTGCCCTACAAAGAACTGGATACAGGAGAAGACTTCGCGACCCGTCGCGGGCCTGAGAAAAAAGGGAACCCGAGAAAGCTTCCGAAGTCTCAACGACAGCGAGACCGGCATCTCAAGCGATTTTGA